The stretch of DNA GGTCatgacgtttctcacgatgaaaattaaaaggtatttattgttaatttcctattgttattgaatttaaaatgttgatgtgaaaatttacaggtgatttagcacgtagaaaccaatttgccaaatcattcaactcagacttggaatTGCCTGTACAttgccgaaatggcgtgcctcgtgtgtctctcTGCCTGTTCttaggcgtacgtctcatcccatgcaacagcaaaaagtaattattttgatcaaatgtctttcaaaagtactacagatttagttaacatgactagagagtagacaaATTTTCTCcgctactatagaaattttgaatcagatatcaaagttattctgttggactgcgtagttttctgttactctttgtattcttttgttataatgagtatgcatgtgtacacagttgtttctcgaaaataattttcttttcctcaatAGGTATAACAACCACACTTCTTAAAcgctgttggttaccttgttgcagccaaaggtgaaaggtgtgacgaagacagattgaaccattgtatgcagcatgcggttgcagtgtaatccagaagttgctgtgctgttgtagctgagctgttccattcatgacttaaaaatttttgtgttttcatccGTGTctatattttgtgttgctgagtTATaagtttgatctgttgtcttttgagttttcattcaatcatgcagtatacgactgaggcaacctgatcaatatcaAGTTTGACACAGTtgagaactgctagattaaacaaACTTTCTGctccaaacaaataataacttgcatataacttgcatcatgttattatcgcggtagagaaagcaaCAGGCCCCCCctcctgggggccacaggaaaaatatgtgtaaaattataaatgttgtataaatttttgttataaataaaatttgtatataataaaattttcaaatgaaatttttcgcgacaattttttaataataacgtgtaaggggaatttttttaaaatttttttcaaaaacaaaagtctggacttagcagaaataatggaAGGTGAACTTTGAATTGTTGTATTTagcaagatcaattatttggaAATTTACATggcactcagaaatattttctcacatcacgAAATTTTCAGCAGGAGGAAAGGTACTTcaggagaaaatagagacaTACACGTGATTTATCGATCAATCTTATATTTCAGTAATATTTCAACACATTCAATGAtatacttcagaacttcgaTGTATAGGTCGGAGCAACATTGGTGACAGTCAGGAGAATTGCTGGTGTAATACATATGAACTTCAGATGGTAGTAATTTGGAGCAGgataatacttaaattcctcgatgtagtataccaggcagcgtacgtggttGTGTAACAGGAGGCTTCTTCGGTGAATTACTTGGCGGCTGTGGAGTTGTAGCTAGGTgcagcgtaggtcgtggtgtagtagactggagcagtgtagtatttctgttcaatgtagtacgaaagagcagcttctgggttgtaagtcgggactgcgtaataattggccgcctcagttccGATtgagtagctcggggcagagaagttctttgccgcttcggtgtagtattcgaccgttttggtgTAGTTATCAgcaggagcctcggtgtagcagatGGGAACAGAAGTAGTTAGGAGTGTCGGTGCAGTAAGTAGCCGAGAACatagtaatacttgggagcctcagtgtaataggatggggcagcatgccttgtcatgtagtactccgtggccttggtggtgtagtaactcggggcagagtaatacttcagggtgtcagtgtagtggctcgggacagcataagttgtggtataaaactccggtgctttagtggcgTAGTACTTGAAaacctcggtgcaggaactgatCGTTGCAtaagttgtgtaggaaggcagcggcgttgcggtttgatATCCGCCATATCAAGAAGACATCACTACACCTGCGTTCGATCCAGCCATCAACTATAAGAtgagcacgacgccatagttgacTAAGCAGTAGATAGTATTTAATTTTAGTGTATAAatttaacaggcatattaacaactagaaaaaaaatagaattgaaacaaaactcaatgtaaaaataagaatatttacccagaattgcgaatcggttacacgatgaggaatgcagttggtgacagatagggcactgcagttaggggatgacttcttttttttttagacgactccttttacgcacagtaatacttcgggacgtaggtgtagtagctcggggcagcgtagttgtagtgtagtaattGAGCgattcagtgttgtagtaacgcggggcctcggtgtagtaggcaggggcagcatacgttgttgtgtaataggcggcttcttcggtgtagtacctGGGGGCTGCGGTTTAGCGTAGGTCgtagtgtagtatttctgttcaacgtagcacgaaagagcagcttctctGTAGTACGTCGGGacagcgtaatacttggccgcctcagttgtggttgtgtagatcggggcatcggtgtagtacttgaccGTTTtggtaatcagcgggagcctcggtgtagtagctgggaacagagttgtatttaggaaaatcggtgcaataagtagctgagaacagagtaatacttgggagcctcgatgtagtaggatggggcagcatgcgtagtcatactccgtcgccttggtggtgtagtaactcggggcagagtaatacttcaagGCGTCATTggagtggctcggggcagcataagttgtggtataaaactccggtgctttagtggcgTAGTACTTAAAACCTCGGTGCAGGAATTCGTCGTTACgtaagttgtgtaggaaggcagcggcgttgcggtttaatttccgccataccaagaagacatcaCTACACCTGCGTTCGATCCAGCCATCAACTATAAGAtgagcacgacgccatagttgacTAAGCAGTAGATAGTATTTAATTTTAGTGTATAAatttaacaggcatattaacaactagaaaaaaaatagaattgaaacaaaactcaatgtaaaaataagaatatttacccagaattgcgaatcggttacacgatgaggaatgcagttggtgacagatagggcactgcagttaggggatgacttctttttttttagacgactccttttacgcacagtaatacttcgggacgtaggtgtagtagctcggggcagcgtagttgtagtgtagtaattGAGCgattcagtgttgtagtaatgcggggccacggtgtagtaggcaggggcagcatacgttgttgtgtaataggcggcttcttcggtgtagtacctGGGGGCTGCGGtttagcgtaggtcgtggtgtagcgaactggagcatcagtgtagtatttctgttaaacgtagcacgaaagagcagcttctctGTTGTACGTCGGGacagcgtaatacttggccgcctcagttgtggttgtgtaaatcggggcagagtagtactttgccgcttcggtggagtaatcagcgggagcctcggtgtagcagctgggaacagagtagtttttaggaaaatcggtgcaataagtagctcagaacacagtaatacttgggagcctcgatgtagtaggatggggcagaATGCATAGTCATACTCCgttgccttggtggtgtagtaactcggggcagagtaatacttcaggacgtcagtgtagtggctcggggcagcggaAATtatggtataaaactccggtgccttagtagtgtagtacttgtagACCTTGGTGCaataactggtcgttgcgtgaGTTGCTTTtgggaaggcggcggcgttgcggtttggtagccgccataccaagaagacatcgatacaccagtggtcgacccaccAAACAACGACACAACACCGAACAGCGTACGACGCCTTATTAACTAgacagtaaacaaattcaagcaataatgttaaataataatatgcattctaacaaacagaaaataattggcATCAATAGAAAACTCCAtgtaaagacagaatatttacccatggataCGAACTGGCAATACGctgaagaaggcagatggtgacagagagtgcgctgcagttgttgccgtgtcggagatcctcactcgactgatgtctctggccttttctctctcctttatatacgatttttttatcaccctcacctcttaagccttgcggatattctacctgtttgataatgatgaaaaacacgtacctttctcacccaacctctccgccgtcgcatgatACGTATTActtaatgatctccgtgaccttcgagcgctAAGGACAAGAAAACTGGTTccgcaggttgacgttgctggggatgggtctatatacaaaaacaattttttttttaatgaataccAAATTGTTTTGTAACGCAtaccgttctcacccaacctctacaccactgcatgacacgttttacgtaatgatctcggTGACCTTCGAAAGTCAAGGGCATGCAAACAGGGCTTTCCTTCTGCAGATTGATGTTGCTGGGGATTGGAATAGGTCTACAAACTAcaacatcaaatcaaaatgaataccaaatgtttatggcttaaaactcatttaaaaccatttgaaatttgagtcatttgactcgtttcttcgcggaatgaataaatctttcatttcgaaccgtttgaaggacagtcggctttaaaaaaaaaacggtacGTATCAATTATgtaatagagaaagaaaagacaactTGGGCGAATGTTCActcaaattattcaattaataaaacgGAATAACGCTTCGAAACGATACCTTATAAGTATAGCAGACAAACTTTCGCGAGATCTAGGAAACAGGAGGGCGTCCAGCTgtaaaaggaattaaaaataCGGATTCTTTAAAGACGGCAAAAAGGTTTATTTGaacacataaaaacaaaaaaaaaacgttctgAAGAAAAACTATTGAGTGAGTGAGTTcgttgccgtttttttttttaacttcttggATTTAAAGGTTGGCACGCTGGCTACTCGTAGTACCGTAAtccgttttgaatttgaattcttaGTACGAGATTTTTTAAGCCTAACTGCGATGTTGCGGAAAATCTGGAATAGTCCAACCCCTGTATGTCAGATTGacgtgaaaaatgaaaccaacgACGCTGCCTCATTCTTCGGTACCCTGTCAGACTGTCACGATGAGGAAAGTACTTACTTACTTGATATACCGGTGATGGTAGTCCACTGTGGTGTTCGTCTTTTCAATCTGCAGGTACTGTACAAGACACCTGATGAGTAATCCATGTCCATCTGAGGTTGTCACCTGCCGCGAATGGCCAAATCATAGAAGAGGCCAAGAGAGTCTCATTCGCGGGAATCTTCCATGTGCTAAGAATTTGAAACACAGAAAAAACGTTGAATGTTAAAAATCATAATCAGATTTTAAACCTAGCGGTACAAGTTAGTGGCGCAAACATAAATGCATATACACGACTGTCGAAACAAAGGTAGTACTTGATAAACCTATCAGCTATCACAGCATacacaatatttaaaatatacatataaacataaaatattcaaaccaGTGCCTCAGTCGAATTGGTCTTTCAGTAAATGTTACCAGattttgaaaggaaaacaaaccaaGAACTTGCATGGACTTTGCAACTGGTCATAGTTAAAAACATTGAAACTCGTCAAATCTCAGCTCTAATCACAAAGGTACCGATTACTAttggaagaaatgaaatggaaaccttaaatatataaaaaaagggagaaaaggtaGGATCCATTCGTTAAAAGGCCTACCTACTAAGCCTACCTATTAGGAAAAACAATAGTCATGGGAATATATTGGAGACGTCGGACACGAGCCATTGATTTTCGATATCATCGTTTCTTGTTGAGAAATTTTGTCCATCGGATGTCAAAAAGGTTATTTGAACTCTGAAATTCAATATGTTATAATGCTAATATGTGTGAATGTTTTTCAATATTCACAATAACTACGGACTACGGAGCGCCATTTGTAGCAAGCAAAGTACTACAAACCccagaaacctttttttcaagtttttcatgCACCACctttgttgatttgttgtcTCATTGTCTGCTACAGTTGTCTGCTTGCCTGGTAGCGGGGGCGCAACGCACGCCTCCACCTGTTATTAAGCCAAACCTTTTTTGATACGCCTGCCGGCCTGCGTAATAGTCTGtgattaaaattattagaCAGCTAAAACGTTATTAGACACCACAAgtcttttaatttagttttttttatatgaaaaTCCTGCTGCaccacagactaagagggtAAAGACTACGATCAGGGATAGGGCTAAGAGGAATGCTTGAAGCGATGCTCGTCCTATGCCGTATGGTGGCGCGTCGAGCACACAAAACGaaagccattatttttccCAACTTGATCTCGGTCGTCGGGGCGAACCCTACCGGCTTCTCGGGGGACAATAGAAAGTGGTAGGGTTCGCCCCGACGACCGTAGGCACGGTAGCGCTCGTGGTGGCGAAGGGCTACAACACACTGTCCTATAACATACTGTCAATATAAACAAGGTAAACAAAGCAGTTCAAAAAGTGTCAATTCAGGTTTTATTGCAGGTTTAGTGCCGTTTCTCACAGTGTGTCAGGTAGAGATTTGATGAAAGATTCTCTGACCAGGCATCGAGCCAGAACCAAagccgataaaagaaaaaatgatgctTTACAACAGGAACCTAAACATTCATGGAACTTCTTGGCAGTAATTTTGGCAGTAATTTTGGCAGAGGCAGAGTTACCCACTCTGATGAAGTTGTAGCAGTTTCTAATCAAGAAACTGCTAGTGAAATAACTCCCAGTCTAATGGTAAGTTTATCAATATTTGTGTTCAAGTTtacgattaaaaaatgttccattgtTTACAGAAAGAAGTGGTGTACAGGATATCATTCATTCAGTCGCACTGGAAAAGACATCATTGAAGCAAGCAtttcacaagaagaaaaaggaactaaTCAAGAAAGCGAGTGGAAAACTTGCATGAAAGACAAGGAAGATGCTTGGGATTCCAAGAGAGATGCTGTCTTTCAAAACTACATTAGCTCCCGTTCCCACAGTGCAAGTAAATGTGGTGTATGTGAAAAAGTCACTAATCCTGTTTGTTGCTTTACTTGCAAGCAAGGTTTCTGCAGCAAATGTGATATGATCACTCACCGCAAACTGTTGGTACTACACAATAGGGAGGTGTTTGAGAAtggcaaaaatttaaaattcttgcGCCAAAACGAGTTCATATCTGAAGATGGGTACATCACTGTTGAAGGTAATAGCGGTTTCTTGAATTATATATGTAgattaataattatcttgTATTATAGTGTCCCTTCCTGAATGCAAAAGCCCTCATTCGTGTACTGCGAAACCTGGTTCAAGAGACGTAACCGTAGTTACAGCCAATGGTAAATGAGGGCAACTTCACGGAGGACAACCGATTACCAGGATTACATCGACGAAGACACAAACAATTATCAACACTAGAcgctgatgaagaaaatgatgacatCAATTAATATCCATAGTTCAAAACGCGCACATATATTGTTATGCAAATCTTGGTATAACATATGAAATACAGCTATTGTTTGAAgggaataaaattattattacgagcttttttatttgtttcatcaaCATTATTCGTCATCCTTATAGGCATATTCGAGtgtgcgtgaaaataaaattgtttcgcAGTTAATTATACATTCGCGTGTTGATGTTATACTTAGTCTGACTTCATATTTCGATTCTgcgtaaaaatttgaataagagttgtaattttcattcattttagtGGGCAGCCGCATAGTTGCGtgcgtgaaagaaaaaattcgttcgcagTTAATTACCGAGTTGATTACACatgcgtgtgtttattttaggctTCTTTTCACCTGATATTCCGATTCGGCATAAAAAGTTGAGTTagagttgtaattttcattaattttcgtGGTTCAGCCGCCTAGCGAGTAGcgtgaaagtaaaaattcgttcgcagTTAAATACACATTCGTGTGTTTATTTAAGGCTTATTCTGACCTGATATTCCGATTCAGCGTCAAAAATTGAGTTAGAGAtgttaatttcattcattttggtaGTAGCCTGAGGGATTTAGTTTTTTGcgatctaatttttttctgaaaaaagtcCGCCCTGTTACAGTAAGCGACTTACTGCGcctttttccttaaaaaaaaagtgtcgtaaACCAATAACTCCCGCAGGCTACCAccaatataaatgaaaattacaactcacaatcaactttttacgctgaatcggaatatcaggtcagaataagcctaaaataaacacacgcatGTGTAATTAACTGTGAacgatttttttagtttcacgcacgctactatgcggctgaccaccaatatgaatgaaaattacacctccgactcaactttttacgctgaatcaGAATATCAGGTCAAAATAagcctaaaataaacacacgcatGGGTAATTAACTgcgaacgattttttttagtttcacgcacgctactatgcggctgaccaccaatagaaatgaaaattacacctctgactcaactttttacgctgaataaaaatttgaagtcaGATTAAGTCTATTATGAACATACGCATGGATAATTAACTgcgaaacaattttattttcacgcacaCTCGAATATGCCTATAAGGATGACGAATAATGttgatgaaacaaataaaaaagctcgtaataataattttattcccTTCAAACAATAGCTGTATTTCATATGTTATACCAAGATTTGCATAACAATATATGTGCGCGTTTTGAACTATGGATATTAATTGatgtcatcattttcttcatcagcgTCTAGTGTTGATAATTGTTTGTGTCTTCGTCGATGTAATCCTGGTAATCGGTTGTCCTCCGTGAAGTTGCCCTCATTTACCATTGGCTGTAACTACGGTTACGTCTCTTGAACCAGGTTTCGCAGTACACGAATGAGGGCTTTTGCATTCAGGAAGGGACACTATAATAcaagataattattaatcTACATATATAATTCAAGAAACCGCTATTACCTTCAACAGTGATGTACCCATCTTCAGATATGAACTCGTTTTGGCgcaagaattttaaatttttgccaTTCTCAAACACCTCCCTATTGTGTAGTACCAACAGTTTGCGGTGAGTGATCATATCACATTTGCTGCAGAAACCTTGCTTGCAAGTAAAGCAACAAACAGGATTAGTGACTTTTTCACATACACCACATTTACTTGCACTGTGGGAACGGGAGCTAATGTAGTTTTGAAAGACAGCATCTCTCTTGGAATCCCAAGCATCTTCCTTGTCTTTCATGCAAGTTTTCCACTCGCTTTCTTGAttagttcctttttcttcttgtgaaaTGCTTGCTTCAATGATGTCTTTTCCAGTGCGACTGAATGAATGATATCCTGTACACCACTTCTTTCTGTAAacaatggaacattttttaatcgtaAACTTGAACACAAATATTGATAAACTTACCATTAGACTGGGAGTTATTTCACTAGCAGTTTCTTGATTAGAAACTGCTACAACTTCATCAGAGTGGGTAACTCTGCCTCTGCCAAAATTACTGCCAAAATTACTGCCAAGAAGTTCCATGAATGTTTAGGTTCCTGTTGTAAagcatcattttttcttttatcggctTTGGTTCTGGCTCGATGCCTGGTCAGAGAATCTTTCATCAAATCTCTACCTGACACACTGTGAGAAACGGCACTAAACCTGCAATAAAACCTGAATTGACACTTTTGAACTGCTTTGTTTACCTTGTTTATATTGACAGTATGTTATAGGACAGTGTGTTGTAGCCCTTCGCCACCACGAGCGCTACCGTGCCTACGGTCGTCGGGGCGAACCCTACCACTTTCTATTGTCCCCCGAGAAGCCGGTAGGGTTCGCCCCGACGACCGAGATCAAGTtgatttttcctctttccctACTGATTAGAGTCTTCACACACCGTAAGTTTATAATTAAACCATTAACATATCAATAGTGATGTTTTGTGTAAATATAGCTTAGATATCTCCCATGttgtgggaatttttttaaatttctatgtgATCTCTAGACACAatctaaaaattcatttattaaaccccctttttgcccattttcagGCCCAGGAAACAgcgtttcacgattttcaggCCCATTTCAGAAAATCTTGAAACGCTGTTTCCTGGGCttgaaaatgggcaaaaagggggtttaataaatgaatttttagatTGTGTCTAGAGATcacatagaaatttaaaaaaattcccacaaCATGGGAGATATCTAAGCTATATTTACACAAAACATCACTATTGATATGTTAATGGTTTAATTATAAACTTACGGTGTGTGAAGACTCTAATCAGTagggaaagaggaaaaataatggctttCGTTTTGTGTGCTCGACGCGCCACCATACGGCATAGGACGAGCATCGCTTCAAGGGGTTTATAGCCGTTCGTGGTCTTTaccctcttagtctgtggCTGCACTTAAGCCGCCCTTCCTTTCCGATAGGTAGGCTGGTAGGCTACTATTCTATCCTATCAGTGAACACTGAACACTAAACAGAGAATGGCAAAACATTCATAATGGAACAGCAgactaatttgaaatttgaaaaaaaaaattgaatgacagTAATTGCAAAGGTGGCGTGGGATAATAAGCCGCTCTTGCTTCTAATAAATTTATGAGATCATTTAAAACTCGAGATTGCCAAAGCGATGTGTGAGGTTCCAAAAACGGTTGCTAGATGTCTCGT from Daphnia pulex isolate KAP4 chromosome 4, ASM2113471v1 encodes:
- the LOC124193067 gene encoding uncharacterized protein LOC124193067, whose translation is MPLTFEGHRDHYVKRVMQWCRDPSPATSTCGTSFLVLSARRSRRSLSNTYHATAERLGEKGERKGQRHQSSEDLRHGNNCSALSVTICLLQRIASSYPWLIRRRTLFGVVSLFGGSTTGVSMSSWYGGYQTATPPPSQKQLTQRPVIAPRSTSTTLLRHRSFIP